The Esox lucius isolate fEsoLuc1 chromosome 5, fEsoLuc1.pri, whole genome shotgun sequence genome includes a region encoding these proteins:
- the maz gene encoding myc-associated zinc finger protein isoform X1 — protein MDAAWSNFLFQTTPTQNQMEGTLQSELLPVHTASPQTPPTDHIAQPPSTVDTAALNEEPLPVKTTSRPARVPHICAICSKQFKNNYNLRRHQSVHTGVRMKRAGAGEQQQEEGAKEGGPAVAGGRVERHTVPLSLLHLSIPQPLPPPSAPALGSQDGEGLAMASVVASVNPHAPPAAVVAAAGATVQRPSNPNPNPVRKNHACETCGKAFRDVYHLNRHRLSHSDEKPFSCPICQQRFKRKDRMSHHVRSHQGGVEKPYVCPHCAKAFSRPDHLNSHVRQVHSSERPFKCPVLDTCESSFATRDRLRAHMIRHEEKVPCHICGKLLSAAYITDHMRVHNQSQHHACHLCNRSFTTLTYLRVHAQKHHGQEWKESAGGFGGTGSGGVLVCQLCGVHCKTPTQLQGHMGTHSTGGSPGPVSSSGASSSSMSLSNMVSAPSVYVSGNSVVDLLVSDCSSIQPQSHS, from the exons ATGGATGCTGCTTGGAGCAATTTTCTCTTCCAG ACTACTCCCACCCAAAACCAAATGGAGGGGACCCTCCAATCAGAACTCTTACCAGTTCATACGGCCTCTCCTCAGACCCCACCCACAGACCACATAGCACAGCCTCCATCCACAGTGGACACTGCTGCCCTCAATGAAGAACCCTTACCTG TGAAGACGACGTCCAGGCCGGCCCGTGTGCCACACATCTGTGCCATATGCAGCAAGCAGTTCAAGAACAACTACAACCTGCGGCGGCACCAGTCGGTCCACACCGGGGTACGCATGAAGCGGGCAGGAGCGGGGGagcagcagcaggaggaggGGGCGAAGGAAGGCGGCCCGGCGGTGGcgggagggagggtggagaggCACACGgtccccctctccctgctccacctctccatccctcaGCCTCTGCCCCCTCCCAGCGCGCCAGCTCTGGGTAGTCAGGATGGCGAAGGGTTGGCCATGGCGAGCGTAGTGGCTAGCGTTAACCCCCATGCTCCTCCTGCTGCTGTCGTCGCGGCGGCGGGGGCGACagtacag CGGCCatccaaccctaaccccaacccagTGAGGAAAAATCACGCCTGCGAAACGTGTGGGAAGGCCTTCCGGGATGTGTACCACTTGAACAGACATCGTCTTTCCCACTCGGATGAGAAGCCATTCTCCTGCCCCATCTGCCAGCAGCGGTTTAAGAGGAAGGACCGCATGAGTCACCACGTGCGCTCTCACCAAGGCGGCGTGGAGAAACCATACGTGTGTCCCCACTGTGCCAAGGCTTTCTCCAG GCCTGACCATCTCAACAGTCACGTCAGACAAGTCCACTCCTCGGAGCGGCCCTTCAAGTGTCCGGTACTTGAT ACTTGTGAGTCAAGCTTCGCTACGAGGGACCGGCTACGTGCCCATATGATCCGCCACGAAGAGAAGGTCCCATGCCACATTTGTGGCAAGCTTCTATCGGCTGCCTACATCACCGATCACATGAGGGTGcacaaccaatcacaacacCATGCCTGTCATCTCTGTAACCGCA GCTTCACCACCCTGACATACCTGCGTGTCCATGCCCAAAAGCACCACGGCCAAGAGTGGAAGGAGAGTGCCGGCGGCTTCGGCGGCACAGGCTCTGGCGGGGTCTTGGTGTGCCAGCTTTGTGGGGTGCACTGTAAGACTCCCACCCAACTACAAGGCCACATGGGCACCCATAGCACAGGGGGCTCCCCTGGCCCAGTCTCCTCCAGTGGGGCGTCCAGCTCCTCCATGTCCCTCAGCAACATGGTGTCCGCCCCGAGCGTCTACGTCAGCGGCAACTCGGTGGTGGATCTGCTGGTGTCCGATTGCTCCAGCATCCAGCCCCAGTCCCACAGTTAG
- the maz gene encoding myc-associated zinc finger protein isoform X3 — protein sequence MDAAWSNFLFQTTPTQNQMEGTLQSELLPVHTASPQTPPTDHIAQPPSTVDTAALNEEPLPVKTTSRPARVPHICAICSKQFKNNYNLRRHQSVHTGRPSNPNPNPVRKNHACETCGKAFRDVYHLNRHRLSHSDEKPFSCPICQQRFKRKDRMSHHVRSHQGGVEKPYVCPHCAKAFSRPDHLNSHVRQVHSSERPFKCPVLDTCESSFATRDRLRAHMIRHEEKVPCHICGKLLSAAYITDHMRVHNQSQHHACHLCNRSFTTLTYLRVHAQKHHGQEWKESAGGFGGTGSGGVLVCQLCGVHCKTPTQLQGHMGTHSTGGSPGPVSSSGASSSSMSLSNMVSAPSVYVSGNSVVDLLVSDCSSIQPQSHS from the exons ATGGATGCTGCTTGGAGCAATTTTCTCTTCCAG ACTACTCCCACCCAAAACCAAATGGAGGGGACCCTCCAATCAGAACTCTTACCAGTTCATACGGCCTCTCCTCAGACCCCACCCACAGACCACATAGCACAGCCTCCATCCACAGTGGACACTGCTGCCCTCAATGAAGAACCCTTACCTG TGAAGACGACGTCCAGGCCGGCCCGTGTGCCACACATCTGTGCCATATGCAGCAAGCAGTTCAAGAACAACTACAACCTGCGGCGGCACCAGTCGGTCCACACCGGG CGGCCatccaaccctaaccccaacccagTGAGGAAAAATCACGCCTGCGAAACGTGTGGGAAGGCCTTCCGGGATGTGTACCACTTGAACAGACATCGTCTTTCCCACTCGGATGAGAAGCCATTCTCCTGCCCCATCTGCCAGCAGCGGTTTAAGAGGAAGGACCGCATGAGTCACCACGTGCGCTCTCACCAAGGCGGCGTGGAGAAACCATACGTGTGTCCCCACTGTGCCAAGGCTTTCTCCAG GCCTGACCATCTCAACAGTCACGTCAGACAAGTCCACTCCTCGGAGCGGCCCTTCAAGTGTCCGGTACTTGAT ACTTGTGAGTCAAGCTTCGCTACGAGGGACCGGCTACGTGCCCATATGATCCGCCACGAAGAGAAGGTCCCATGCCACATTTGTGGCAAGCTTCTATCGGCTGCCTACATCACCGATCACATGAGGGTGcacaaccaatcacaacacCATGCCTGTCATCTCTGTAACCGCA GCTTCACCACCCTGACATACCTGCGTGTCCATGCCCAAAAGCACCACGGCCAAGAGTGGAAGGAGAGTGCCGGCGGCTTCGGCGGCACAGGCTCTGGCGGGGTCTTGGTGTGCCAGCTTTGTGGGGTGCACTGTAAGACTCCCACCCAACTACAAGGCCACATGGGCACCCATAGCACAGGGGGCTCCCCTGGCCCAGTCTCCTCCAGTGGGGCGTCCAGCTCCTCCATGTCCCTCAGCAACATGGTGTCCGCCCCGAGCGTCTACGTCAGCGGCAACTCGGTGGTGGATCTGCTGGTGTCCGATTGCTCCAGCATCCAGCCCCAGTCCCACAGTTAG
- the maz gene encoding myc-associated zinc finger protein isoform X2: MDAAWSNFLFQTTPTQNQMEGTLQSELLPVHTASPQTPPTDHIAQPPSTVDTAALNEEPLPVKTTSRPARVPHICAICSKQFKNNYNLRRHQSVHTGVRMKRAGAGEQQQEEGAKEGGPAVAGGRVERHTVPLSLLHLSIPQPLPPPSAPALGSQDGEGLAMASVVASVNPHAPPAAVVAAAGATVQRPSNPNPNPVRKNHACETCGKAFRDVYHLNRHRLSHSDEKPFSCPICQQRFKRKDRMSHHVRSHQGGVEKPYVCPHCAKAFSRPDHLNSHVRQVHSSERPFKCPTCESSFATRDRLRAHMIRHEEKVPCHICGKLLSAAYITDHMRVHNQSQHHACHLCNRSFTTLTYLRVHAQKHHGQEWKESAGGFGGTGSGGVLVCQLCGVHCKTPTQLQGHMGTHSTGGSPGPVSSSGASSSSMSLSNMVSAPSVYVSGNSVVDLLVSDCSSIQPQSHS, from the exons ATGGATGCTGCTTGGAGCAATTTTCTCTTCCAG ACTACTCCCACCCAAAACCAAATGGAGGGGACCCTCCAATCAGAACTCTTACCAGTTCATACGGCCTCTCCTCAGACCCCACCCACAGACCACATAGCACAGCCTCCATCCACAGTGGACACTGCTGCCCTCAATGAAGAACCCTTACCTG TGAAGACGACGTCCAGGCCGGCCCGTGTGCCACACATCTGTGCCATATGCAGCAAGCAGTTCAAGAACAACTACAACCTGCGGCGGCACCAGTCGGTCCACACCGGGGTACGCATGAAGCGGGCAGGAGCGGGGGagcagcagcaggaggaggGGGCGAAGGAAGGCGGCCCGGCGGTGGcgggagggagggtggagaggCACACGgtccccctctccctgctccacctctccatccctcaGCCTCTGCCCCCTCCCAGCGCGCCAGCTCTGGGTAGTCAGGATGGCGAAGGGTTGGCCATGGCGAGCGTAGTGGCTAGCGTTAACCCCCATGCTCCTCCTGCTGCTGTCGTCGCGGCGGCGGGGGCGACagtacag CGGCCatccaaccctaaccccaacccagTGAGGAAAAATCACGCCTGCGAAACGTGTGGGAAGGCCTTCCGGGATGTGTACCACTTGAACAGACATCGTCTTTCCCACTCGGATGAGAAGCCATTCTCCTGCCCCATCTGCCAGCAGCGGTTTAAGAGGAAGGACCGCATGAGTCACCACGTGCGCTCTCACCAAGGCGGCGTGGAGAAACCATACGTGTGTCCCCACTGTGCCAAGGCTTTCTCCAG GCCTGACCATCTCAACAGTCACGTCAGACAAGTCCACTCCTCGGAGCGGCCCTTCAAGTGTCCG ACTTGTGAGTCAAGCTTCGCTACGAGGGACCGGCTACGTGCCCATATGATCCGCCACGAAGAGAAGGTCCCATGCCACATTTGTGGCAAGCTTCTATCGGCTGCCTACATCACCGATCACATGAGGGTGcacaaccaatcacaacacCATGCCTGTCATCTCTGTAACCGCA GCTTCACCACCCTGACATACCTGCGTGTCCATGCCCAAAAGCACCACGGCCAAGAGTGGAAGGAGAGTGCCGGCGGCTTCGGCGGCACAGGCTCTGGCGGGGTCTTGGTGTGCCAGCTTTGTGGGGTGCACTGTAAGACTCCCACCCAACTACAAGGCCACATGGGCACCCATAGCACAGGGGGCTCCCCTGGCCCAGTCTCCTCCAGTGGGGCGTCCAGCTCCTCCATGTCCCTCAGCAACATGGTGTCCGCCCCGAGCGTCTACGTCAGCGGCAACTCGGTGGTGGATCTGCTGGTGTCCGATTGCTCCAGCATCCAGCCCCAGTCCCACAGTTAG